The window CTCGATCAGATCGTCGAAGCCGTAGACGGCCTCGATCAGGACGTCGCGGGTGACGACGCGGCCGACGCGCTGGACCAGTGCTTCCAGGATCAGCGCCTCGCGCCGCCGCAGGTCGAGCAGTTCCGAACCGACGGAGGCACAGCGCCCCTCGAGATCGAGCGAGAGATTGCCCGCGGTGATCACCAGCGAGCGCTTGGGATTGCGCCGGCGCATGATGACCCGCAGGCGCGCCAGCAGCTCCTCCGGCTCGAAGGGCTTGACCAGGTAGTCGTCCGCGCCGCCGTTCAAGCCCTCGATCACGTCGGCTTTGGCATCGCGGGCGGTCAGAATCAGGAAAGCGGGCCGCGTATCGGAAGCGTTCAGCGCCTTGACGATCGACAGACCGTCGCCATCAGGCAGGCGCCGATCCACGATGACGATGTCGAAGGGAGTAGAGCGCAGGGCCGCCAGCGCCGCATCGATCGTGGTCGTGCGATCGGCGATCAGCCCTGCATTGGTAAGGAGCGAGGACAGGAAAGCCATCAGCTGAGGCTCGTCCTCGACGATCAGTGCGCGCATTAAGGGGTCGATTCAGGGTGCACGGATGGAACGTGATGCCGGAATAGGGGCGAAATATCCAGACACATCACGCTCCATCCATGCCTTGGCGCGGCAATAAGGCCGCAAGGCGATCCAGGCCGGTCACCTGGCCCGGGATTTCAGGATTCAGAACCGGTAGTTCAGGCCGGTCTTGACGATATGCTCGCTGACACCGACGCGGGCGCGGCCGCTGTTGAACTGGAAGTTCTGCTTGCCGAGCGAGACATAGTTGTACTCGACCTTGGCGGAGAGATTGTCGGTGATGCCGTATTCGGCGCCGGCGCCGACGACATAGCCGATCTTGCTCTTCTCCTTCGAGACCAGGCCGTCGCTCGCCTTCAGGCTGCCATAGGCGACACCGCCGAGGCCGTAGACCAGGAGGCGATCGAAGGCGAAGCCGGCGCGGGCCTTCAGGGTGCCGGCGTAGCGCATGTCCGCGCTGGTGCCGCCGGTGCGCTTGGCGCCCTTGCCGAAGCCGTTCATCGACATATCGGCCTCGAGGCCGGTGACGAGACCGCCCATCTGGAGGTTGTAGCCGACCTGACCACCGAGCAGGATTTCGTTGCGGCTCTTCTTGGCGGTTCCCTCGAAACGGTCGAAGGCGGCGCCGGCATGCACACCGGCGTAGATGCCGTTCCAGTTATAGGGACGCGGCTGCGAATAGGCCGGCTGGTATTGCTGCACGCGCGCGGGACGATCGGCCGCCATGGCCGGAACCGCGAGCAGGGCCAGCAGGCCGAGGCCGACCATCGGAATGAGACGCTTCATCAAAGGCTCCTTGCGGCGGCTTGATCGCCGCCGACGCATCAGGCTTGCGACCGCAGGTCCGTTCATCGGACCGGGTCAGCACGGCGCAGATTGCGGGCGAAGATTA is drawn from Bosea sp. Tri-49 and contains these coding sequences:
- a CDS encoding outer membrane protein codes for the protein MKRLIPMVGLGLLALLAVPAMAADRPARVQQYQPAYSQPRPYNWNGIYAGVHAGAAFDRFEGTAKKSRNEILLGGQVGYNLQMGGLVTGLEADMSMNGFGKGAKRTGGTSADMRYAGTLKARAGFAFDRLLVYGLGGVAYGSLKASDGLVSKEKSKIGYVVGAGAEYGITDNLSAKVEYNYVSLGKQNFQFNSGRARVGVSEHIVKTGLNYRF
- a CDS encoding response regulator transcription factor, producing the protein MRALIVEDEPQLMAFLSSLLTNAGLIADRTTTIDAALAALRSTPFDIVIVDRRLPDGDGLSIVKALNASDTRPAFLILTARDAKADVIEGLNGGADDYLVKPFEPEELLARLRVIMRRRNPKRSLVITAGNLSLDLEGRCASVGSELLDLRRREALILEALVQRVGRVVTRDVLIEAVYGFDDLIESNTLEAQISRLRRKLKDAGARVEITSLRGIGYMLRVSETVA